A region from the Streptomyces sp. 3214.6 genome encodes:
- a CDS encoding type II secretion system F family protein, translated as MTVLWGLLCGMAAVGGLIGVVAGLVGTTASRRAPLGRRWQALRDGKDQSEDVRLRRRVLTVAAGVVFAAVWLVSGNFVGGALLGAAVIGVPWLIKPAQTAQERIGQLEALSEWTQRLAGLLRLGMGLEQAMTASRKGVPDGLAPQVINLSDRLRLGWRPESALRAFGDELNDVTADKVAAALILSVHDRGPGLAQALEDLAGTVREEVAGKRRVEADRAKSRTTVRWMTIITVAVVVAGFFVPSYTKPYATLLGQLVLALVTAGFIAVLALMRQLGSFRRIPRFLITDPTSTVRPPAPAAEPDPSAAGRVPQGALS; from the coding sequence GTGACCGTGCTGTGGGGGCTTTTGTGCGGTATGGCCGCTGTCGGCGGGCTGATCGGCGTCGTGGCCGGTCTCGTGGGCACCACGGCGTCGCGCCGGGCCCCGCTGGGCCGGCGGTGGCAGGCCCTGCGCGACGGGAAGGACCAGAGTGAGGACGTCCGGCTGCGCCGACGGGTCCTTACCGTCGCGGCCGGTGTCGTCTTCGCAGCTGTGTGGCTGGTCTCGGGGAACTTCGTGGGCGGCGCGCTGCTCGGCGCGGCCGTCATCGGCGTGCCCTGGCTGATCAAACCGGCGCAGACGGCGCAGGAACGCATCGGCCAGCTGGAGGCCTTGAGCGAGTGGACCCAGCGCCTGGCCGGCCTGCTCCGGCTGGGCATGGGTCTGGAACAGGCGATGACGGCCAGCCGCAAGGGCGTGCCGGACGGACTTGCCCCGCAGGTCATCAATCTGTCCGACCGGCTGCGCCTGGGGTGGCGGCCGGAGTCGGCGCTGCGCGCGTTCGGTGACGAGCTGAACGATGTCACCGCGGACAAGGTGGCCGCCGCTCTCATCCTGTCGGTCCATGACCGTGGCCCTGGGCTGGCGCAAGCGCTGGAGGACCTGGCCGGCACAGTCCGCGAGGAGGTCGCGGGCAAGCGGAGAGTCGAGGCGGACAGGGCCAAGTCGAGGACGACCGTGCGGTGGATGACCATCATCACCGTGGCCGTCGTGGTGGCCGGGTTCTTCGTACCGTCCTACACCAAGCCGTACGCCACCCTCCTCGGACAGCTGGTGCTCGCCCTCGTGACAGCCGGATTCATCGCCGTGCTCGCCCTGATGCGGCAGCTGGGATCCTTCCGCCGCATTCCGCGCTTCCTGATCACCGACCCGACGAGCACGGTCCGTCCGCCCGCGCCCGCGGCGGAGCCGGACCCGTCGGCCGCTGGCCGTGTGCCGCAAGGAGCCCTCTCGTGA
- a CDS encoding TadE/TadG family type IV pilus assembly protein, producing MNPVRYKPRWARRLRGDEGSAAIEAAVVLPSLIMFLCLALAGGRLVTSGAKIDAAAQDAAREASLHRTAAAAQSAAHAAADESLGGQGIACASTSVSIDTGGLSVPVGQVGTVTVTVTCTVDLSDLLLPGVPGTRTLTSTATSVVDQYRQRGE from the coding sequence ATGAACCCCGTGCGCTACAAGCCCCGATGGGCTCGCAGGCTCCGCGGCGACGAGGGCAGCGCCGCGATCGAGGCGGCCGTCGTCCTCCCCTCGCTGATCATGTTCTTGTGTCTGGCCCTGGCCGGCGGACGCCTCGTCACCTCCGGGGCGAAGATCGACGCCGCTGCGCAGGATGCGGCCAGGGAAGCCTCCCTCCACCGCACCGCGGCCGCCGCCCAGAGCGCCGCCCACGCGGCGGCCGACGAGTCCCTGGGCGGCCAGGGCATCGCGTGCGCGTCGACGTCCGTCAGCATCGACACCGGCGGCCTCAGCGTGCCGGTCGGCCAGGTAGGCACCGTCACCGTGACCGTGACCTGCACGGTCGATCTGTCCGACCTGCTGCTGCCGGGCGTGCCCGGGACCCGCACGCTCACCTCGACGGCGACTTCGGTGGTGGATCAGTACCGGCAGCGAGGTGAGTGA
- a CDS encoding TadE family protein has protein sequence MPSRRLKNWWRGRGLHGDRGDASIQMAIVFPFVLLATVAVIQASMWYYARQIALTAAREGLTAARSYQASPADGAARTREVLGRTAGDSLRGYSVSASSDGQRVRVQVSGTAMSMIPGVTGLQVTQSASGPVERWTEPQQ, from the coding sequence ATGCCTTCCAGGCGGCTGAAGAACTGGTGGCGGGGGCGAGGACTGCACGGCGACCGCGGTGACGCATCCATCCAGATGGCGATCGTCTTCCCGTTCGTGCTGCTCGCCACGGTGGCCGTGATCCAGGCCTCGATGTGGTACTACGCACGGCAGATCGCCCTGACCGCGGCCCGCGAGGGCCTCACCGCGGCCCGCTCCTACCAGGCGAGCCCCGCCGACGGCGCGGCCCGCACCCGGGAGGTGCTGGGACGCACCGCAGGCGACAGCCTGCGCGGCTACAGCGTCTCGGCCAGCAGCGACGGCCAGCGGGTACGGGTCCAGGTCTCCGGCACTGCCATGTCGATGATCCCGGGCGTGACGGGCCTGCAGGTGACCCAATCGGCATCCGGCCCCGTGGAACGCTGGACGGAGCCTCAACAGTGA
- a CDS encoding TadE/TadG family type IV pilus assembly protein yields MFLRQIRGNRARWDDRGGVTVFVAVCVIALIGIIGVAVDGGSKMRAGEHADYIAGEAARAGGQAIDPAEAISGNAIVVDPQAAQAAAAAYLRSAGATGTVSVSGDGTTLTVTVTGSYDTKFLSAVGIGSLSVTGQGKATLLHGVTAPEGGT; encoded by the coding sequence ATGTTCCTCCGGCAGATCCGAGGGAACCGGGCCCGGTGGGATGACCGGGGAGGCGTCACCGTGTTCGTCGCCGTGTGCGTGATCGCGCTGATCGGCATCATCGGCGTCGCCGTCGACGGCGGCAGCAAGATGCGCGCCGGCGAACACGCCGACTACATCGCCGGCGAGGCCGCCCGGGCCGGCGGCCAGGCCATCGACCCCGCCGAGGCCATCAGCGGCAACGCGATCGTCGTGGACCCGCAGGCCGCCCAGGCCGCCGCCGCGGCCTACCTGCGCTCCGCAGGCGCGACCGGCACGGTCAGCGTGTCCGGCGACGGCACAACCCTCACCGTCACCGTCACCGGCTCCTACGACACAAAGTTCCTGTCGGCGGTCGGGATCGGCTCGCTGTCGGTGACCGGCCAGGGCAAGGCCACCCTCCTGCACGGCGTCACCGCACCCGAAGGCGGAACCTGA
- a CDS encoding LysM peptidoglycan-binding domain-containing protein, giving the protein MRATHSPAAPVDRTVARVLKAGSSLLVLAAAVTGLPLLLAWVTPVVWASTHDDLAHLLDRQDTGAAFLLLLVAVGWIGWAQFAFCAAGELIAQARGRTWHAPRGMGASQRAAALLIGSILVLLPTSSALASDAHAAPAATATRIPGQAARTPLAAEAEQASPAPSASTPTSPSYTVRETRPAESLWGIAERELGDGERWREIASLNEGRRMSDGQVFQANSFLQPGWRLRMPDTAPASGGDRTQLGDGPAAAVEDSGHVVTVHSGDYLSKIAQEELGDGDKWPALFEASQGTPQPDGLPAITDPDVIYAGQQVTVPGAQPDQPGPSREGGDGNEAGSQETTDPAGQQPDSEHKPGDDTGHEQSPTPAQTTAPAPESSAPSPPSSRPAQQPGQDQNSPSATASTTPRPSTSASPSSAASALAPAEPPGSAASSPAAAASETPPSPPADGPLNLHTVLGAGALLAAAVTGALALRRTLQRRRRTPGETIAIATETSPAEAQLAATAEPAGAARLDAALRTMAHQTAQQKHAADLPSLRAARIGARTVQVLPEDLAHPPQAPFAAGKDGWWVLAADAALLDDETAREAPAPYPGLVTIGNTEKGDLLLLNLTQAPALLLDGNPVHITEMCTSLALELAMSPWAGEAEIVTVGFGEDLPHLLPTARIAHMRQPAHALRDLNERLLEAHQIPHTRHQPYLLLCASSLGADTAWEFADAIDKAGTVPVTLIAPANTATAHFPQAEILNASLTTPQHLDSAGAEITVQRLEHASYLQITTALKVSAQPAHPPEGPWQHVPDEPGSAHQPHPPTPQEPAAPAPDAGTAPSPASDADAGGAVFPALLAATTDPCALRLLPASETTTADAVHTDRLGAELPGERAPQAREKPTPDDETPAPPVPTAAEAAEADNAGDAAQGAAEEGREPDSDACEARDLHAPQIRVLGPVEVTGVDSTGHGPRMAQLAALLFFRPGRNADALCRDMDPLSPWTPSTLNARLQGLRRALGNDSAGNPYVPRRTSGEDPYRLSPAMRCDWNRFLQLVERALPLGPSGLPDLEKALTLVRGKPFGGRPPAWAEPYQQEMITRIIDVAHTVAAYRTPPGPHHDLNAARNAVATGLDADDSAELLYRDWMRLEAARGNRQGLHTAITRVQQVNRALDCSLETETEHLINTLLRPGSRP; this is encoded by the coding sequence ATGCGCGCCACCCACTCCCCCGCCGCACCGGTGGACCGCACCGTGGCCCGTGTTCTCAAGGCCGGCTCGAGCCTGCTCGTTCTGGCCGCCGCGGTCACGGGGCTGCCGTTGCTGCTGGCATGGGTCACTCCGGTCGTCTGGGCTTCCACCCACGACGACCTCGCCCACCTGCTGGACCGGCAGGACACCGGGGCGGCTTTCCTGCTGCTGCTCGTCGCGGTGGGATGGATCGGGTGGGCCCAGTTCGCGTTCTGCGCCGCAGGAGAGCTGATCGCACAGGCGCGGGGCCGGACCTGGCACGCCCCGCGGGGAATGGGCGCCTCGCAGCGCGCCGCAGCCCTGCTGATCGGCAGCATCCTGGTCCTGCTGCCCACCAGCTCGGCGCTGGCCTCCGACGCCCACGCCGCACCCGCCGCCACAGCGACGCGCATCCCCGGCCAGGCAGCCCGGACCCCGCTGGCCGCTGAAGCCGAACAGGCCTCACCCGCTCCTTCCGCGAGCACCCCGACGTCGCCCTCGTACACGGTGCGCGAGACGCGGCCGGCCGAAAGCCTTTGGGGCATCGCCGAACGGGAACTGGGCGACGGCGAACGGTGGCGGGAGATCGCGAGTCTGAACGAGGGCCGGCGCATGTCCGACGGTCAGGTCTTCCAGGCCAACAGCTTTCTTCAGCCCGGCTGGCGGCTTCGGATGCCCGACACCGCCCCCGCGTCGGGAGGCGACCGCACGCAGCTGGGCGACGGCCCCGCGGCGGCCGTCGAGGACAGCGGACACGTCGTCACGGTCCACTCGGGCGACTATCTGTCGAAGATCGCGCAGGAGGAACTCGGCGACGGCGACAAGTGGCCCGCGCTGTTCGAGGCCAGCCAGGGCACGCCGCAGCCGGACGGCCTGCCCGCCATCACCGACCCGGATGTGATCTACGCAGGCCAGCAGGTCACCGTGCCCGGCGCTCAGCCCGATCAGCCCGGCCCGTCGCGGGAGGGCGGCGACGGAAACGAGGCGGGCAGCCAGGAGACCACTGATCCGGCCGGCCAGCAGCCAGACAGCGAGCACAAGCCGGGCGACGACACCGGGCATGAGCAGTCGCCGACGCCGGCCCAGACCACCGCGCCCGCGCCCGAATCGTCGGCTCCCAGCCCACCGAGCAGCCGTCCCGCCCAGCAGCCCGGGCAGGACCAGAACTCCCCCTCCGCGACGGCCTCCACGACGCCCCGGCCCAGCACCAGCGCCTCCCCCTCCTCCGCCGCCTCTGCGCTGGCGCCGGCTGAGCCGCCCGGTTCCGCTGCCTCCTCCCCCGCCGCCGCGGCGTCCGAGACGCCGCCGTCGCCCCCGGCCGACGGCCCGCTGAACCTGCACACGGTTCTGGGCGCCGGGGCTCTGCTGGCCGCCGCCGTCACCGGCGCACTCGCCCTGCGCCGGACACTGCAGCGCCGCCGCCGCACACCAGGCGAGACGATCGCCATCGCAACGGAAACCTCCCCGGCAGAAGCCCAGCTGGCGGCGACCGCCGAACCAGCAGGCGCCGCTCGCCTGGACGCGGCCCTGCGGACCATGGCCCACCAGACGGCCCAGCAGAAGCACGCTGCGGACCTGCCCTCCCTGCGTGCCGCGCGGATCGGCGCCCGCACCGTGCAGGTACTGCCCGAGGACCTCGCCCACCCGCCGCAGGCGCCCTTCGCCGCCGGGAAGGACGGCTGGTGGGTCCTGGCCGCCGACGCCGCCCTCCTGGACGACGAGACCGCCCGCGAGGCGCCGGCCCCGTATCCGGGGCTGGTCACGATCGGCAACACCGAGAAGGGCGACCTTCTGCTGCTCAACCTCACCCAGGCGCCCGCCCTGCTGCTGGACGGCAACCCGGTCCACATCACCGAAATGTGCACCTCCCTCGCCCTGGAACTCGCCATGAGCCCGTGGGCCGGCGAAGCCGAGATCGTCACCGTCGGATTCGGCGAGGACCTGCCGCACCTGCTGCCCACCGCGCGGATCGCCCACATGCGCCAGCCCGCACACGCCCTGCGCGACCTGAACGAACGACTGCTGGAGGCACACCAGATACCCCACACCCGCCACCAGCCCTACCTGCTGCTCTGCGCGTCCTCGCTCGGCGCGGACACCGCCTGGGAGTTCGCCGACGCCATCGACAAGGCCGGCACGGTTCCCGTCACCCTCATCGCGCCGGCGAACACGGCCACCGCCCACTTCCCCCAGGCGGAGATCCTCAACGCCTCACTCACCACACCACAGCATCTCGACTCCGCCGGCGCCGAGATCACAGTGCAGCGCCTGGAGCACGCTTCGTACCTTCAGATCACCACCGCGCTGAAAGTGTCCGCACAGCCAGCCCACCCGCCCGAAGGCCCCTGGCAGCACGTCCCCGACGAACCAGGCAGCGCGCACCAGCCCCACCCGCCCACGCCCCAGGAGCCCGCCGCCCCCGCGCCCGACGCAGGCACGGCCCCTTCCCCCGCATCGGACGCGGACGCGGGCGGCGCCGTCTTCCCCGCCCTGCTCGCCGCCACCACCGACCCCTGCGCGCTGCGACTCCTACCCGCCTCCGAGACGACAACAGCGGACGCCGTTCACACGGATCGACTCGGCGCCGAGCTCCCTGGCGAGCGTGCGCCCCAGGCCCGGGAAAAACCCACCCCGGACGACGAGACACCAGCGCCCCCGGTCCCGACCGCCGCAGAGGCCGCGGAGGCTGACAACGCCGGGGACGCCGCGCAGGGCGCCGCAGAAGAAGGCAGAGAGCCGGACTCGGATGCGTGCGAGGCCCGTGACCTGCACGCGCCGCAGATCCGCGTCCTGGGCCCGGTCGAAGTCACCGGCGTGGACAGCACCGGGCACGGCCCGCGGATGGCACAGCTCGCCGCCCTGCTCTTCTTCCGGCCCGGACGCAACGCCGACGCCCTGTGCCGCGACATGGACCCCCTCAGCCCGTGGACGCCGAGCACCCTCAACGCCCGCCTCCAAGGCCTGCGCCGCGCCCTGGGCAACGACAGCGCCGGCAACCCCTACGTGCCCCGCCGCACATCCGGCGAGGACCCCTACCGTCTCTCTCCCGCCATGCGCTGCGACTGGAACCGCTTCCTCCAGCTCGTCGAACGCGCGCTGCCACTGGGCCCGTCCGGCCTGCCCGACCTGGAGAAGGCACTGACTCTGGTGCGGGGCAAGCCGTTCGGCGGCCGGCCGCCGGCCTGGGCCGAGCCCTACCAGCAGGAAATGATCACTCGGATCATCGACGTGGCCCACACCGTGGCCGCCTACCGCACCCCACCTGGCCCGCACCACGACCTCAACGCCGCCCGCAACGCGGTCGCGACCGGACTCGACGCCGACGACAGCGCAGAGCTGTTGTATCGGGACTGGATGCGTCTTGAGGCTGCGCGCGGGAACCGGCAGGGACTGCACACCGCCATCACCCGCGTCCAGCAAGTCAACCGAGCGCTGGACTGTTCACTGGAGACGGAGACCGAACACCTCATCAACACCCTCCTGCGCCCCGGCAGCCGGCCATGA
- a CDS encoding type II secretion system F family protein: MNLLPVVVTGAAVGSGLALLVRELLRPQPALGSALQRSAPAARAVPGPEPDREERWGRWLLARLERLPGVRIPTTNLALLGQGPGQFVLKKSALAALGLLCPVIATIPWVIAGVSLPFYVPTGAGLLIAGLLFITPDLAVRDQAKRAREEFVHALSAYLDLVALKRAADAGPAEALERAAEVGRGWPFLYLQGALRRARLEKIPPYQALSELAAEYDLPVLDDVADIMRGSATDGAAVYKALRARSAALTAELLAVQAAEANAASEKMTAPGALLAVLVMLLMAFPAVIRMLTV; encoded by the coding sequence GTGAACCTGCTTCCCGTCGTCGTCACCGGCGCCGCGGTCGGCTCCGGCCTCGCCTTACTCGTGCGGGAACTCCTGCGCCCCCAGCCCGCGTTGGGGTCCGCCCTGCAGCGCAGCGCCCCGGCCGCACGGGCCGTGCCCGGGCCGGAGCCGGACCGCGAGGAGCGGTGGGGCCGGTGGCTGCTGGCCCGCCTGGAGCGCCTGCCCGGCGTGCGGATCCCCACCACCAACCTGGCCCTGCTCGGGCAGGGGCCGGGCCAGTTCGTGCTCAAGAAGTCGGCGCTCGCCGCGCTCGGTCTGCTCTGCCCGGTGATCGCGACGATTCCGTGGGTCATCGCAGGTGTCTCGCTGCCGTTCTATGTGCCCACCGGCGCCGGACTCCTCATCGCTGGACTGCTGTTCATCACCCCGGATCTCGCAGTGCGGGACCAGGCCAAGCGGGCACGGGAGGAGTTCGTGCACGCGCTGTCCGCCTACCTGGACCTGGTCGCGCTCAAGCGGGCCGCCGACGCCGGCCCCGCGGAGGCTTTGGAGAGGGCCGCAGAGGTCGGCCGCGGCTGGCCTTTCCTGTATCTGCAGGGCGCGCTGCGCCGGGCCCGGCTGGAGAAGATCCCGCCGTACCAAGCGCTCAGCGAGCTCGCCGCCGAATACGACCTGCCCGTCCTGGACGACGTCGCCGACATCATGCGGGGCTCGGCCACCGACGGCGCCGCCGTCTACAAGGCGCTGCGCGCCCGCAGCGCCGCCCTCACCGCCGAGCTGCTGGCCGTTCAGGCCGCCGAGGCCAATGCCGCCAGCGAGAAAATGACCGCCCCGGGAGCCCTGCTCGCCGTCCTGGTCATGCTCCTGATGGCATTCCCCGCGGTGATCCGCATGCTCACCGTCTGA
- a CDS encoding SAF domain-containing protein: MIALSLALIAGGGAGVAVLLLQVGDRTEVVTVVREVQVGQVLTEGDLGKASLALDPAVKAVRSDDLDSVVGKRAAVELKPGSLLALSQVTKDSLVKAGEQLVPIGLEPKQIPATALVPGQRVQLVHVPAQGAADTGETSDAVPQTIGGRVVKASGAAPGTGIMVVDVATSAADGPTTAAWVAAGTLRLVLTAADGS, from the coding sequence GTGATCGCGTTGTCGCTGGCGCTGATCGCGGGCGGAGGCGCGGGGGTTGCCGTGCTGCTGCTCCAGGTCGGCGACCGCACCGAGGTGGTGACCGTGGTCCGCGAAGTCCAGGTCGGCCAGGTCCTCACCGAGGGCGACCTGGGCAAGGCCTCTCTCGCTCTGGACCCGGCTGTCAAAGCGGTGCGCTCCGACGATCTGGACTCGGTGGTGGGCAAGCGGGCAGCCGTCGAGCTCAAGCCCGGTTCCCTTCTCGCGCTTTCTCAGGTGACGAAGGATTCGCTGGTGAAGGCCGGTGAGCAGTTGGTGCCGATCGGTCTCGAGCCCAAGCAGATCCCGGCCACCGCGCTGGTGCCGGGCCAGAGGGTCCAGCTAGTGCACGTCCCGGCCCAGGGTGCTGCGGATACCGGCGAGACGTCCGACGCGGTGCCGCAGACCATCGGCGGGCGGGTCGTGAAGGCTTCAGGAGCCGCGCCCGGCACCGGGATCATGGTCGTCGATGTCGCCACCTCCGCCGCTGACGGCCCGACTACCGCGGCGTGGGTGGCGGCCGGCACCTTGCGCCTGGTTCTCACCGCTGCGGACGGTAGCTGA
- a CDS encoding replication-relaxation family protein, producing the protein MTTPHATPARATLTPSPVEPLPHQLLTALAQHRMATTSQLHALLRPNATRQAISRPLNTLRRRHLVGYTVLPRSNTTRAWYLTGEGARLTRDFPALRGRPPYPITTATAASLKTPHTLTVVRTHLAFVTDARRRGDEHGPLDWTPEVSHPLGDGERLIADAVMHYTLTSGDQRTKLRAFAEIDRTTMGSERLASKLIEYARLWSYQPQPAGRQRPRQPPAAGPAWLRWYPVFPRVLFILTGASRHVLDNRISDLQAMTAQHPHVNALARQVPMGAAILDDLELQGPASDVWTPLAGGTPRPWTQL; encoded by the coding sequence GTGACCACCCCCCACGCCACACCTGCACGGGCCACACTCACCCCCAGCCCCGTAGAACCGCTCCCCCACCAACTCCTGACCGCACTCGCCCAACACCGCATGGCGACCACCAGCCAGCTCCACGCCCTGCTGCGCCCGAACGCCACCCGGCAGGCCATCTCCCGCCCCCTCAACACACTGCGCCGCCGCCACCTGGTCGGCTACACCGTGCTGCCCCGGTCCAACACAACCCGCGCCTGGTACCTCACCGGCGAAGGCGCCCGCCTCACCCGCGACTTCCCCGCCCTGCGCGGCCGCCCCCCGTACCCGATCACCACCGCCACGGCCGCCTCGCTGAAAACACCCCACACACTGACCGTCGTCCGCACCCACCTGGCCTTCGTCACCGACGCCCGCCGCCGCGGCGACGAACACGGCCCCCTCGACTGGACCCCCGAGGTCTCCCACCCCCTCGGCGACGGCGAGCGCCTCATCGCCGACGCCGTCATGCACTACACCCTCACCAGCGGCGACCAGCGCACGAAACTGCGGGCGTTCGCCGAGATCGACCGGACCACCATGGGCAGCGAACGCCTCGCATCGAAGCTGATCGAATACGCCCGCCTGTGGTCCTACCAGCCCCAGCCCGCCGGACGCCAACGCCCGCGACAGCCGCCCGCCGCCGGCCCCGCCTGGCTGCGCTGGTACCCCGTCTTCCCCCGCGTCCTGTTCATCCTCACCGGCGCCAGCCGACACGTCCTCGACAACCGGATCAGCGACCTGCAGGCCATGACCGCCCAGCACCCACACGTCAACGCGCTCGCCCGGCAGGTACCGATGGGCGCGGCCATCCTGGACGACCTTGAACTCCAGGGACCCGCCAGCGATGTATGGACCCCCTTAGCCGGCGGCACGCCACGGCCGTGGACCCAACTGTGA
- a CDS encoding CpaF family protein: MRGKPLHTDPVVAPASGRPRPAWSHQTNGVSDAAGAASSARVLGAGAPQVIVDYRVARHIAAQVARQREELLKTTPQMDRASEEQRCLEWINEAVALWSDANAMAPQEDEALRRAVYDLLFRAGRLQPYLDDDRVEDIIIQGPNEVWLDYGDGERRMVGPIAESEEELLELLRELARGSGHSERTISTANPTLALSLQDGSRLQAITGLGPMTYAVIRRHRVSHADLDDLVRLGTIDAILREFLGACVRAEKNIMIAGKQKAGKTTLLRAMLKEFDPETRFATIQTEDELFAHANGYHRQVVSLTGRESNGEKDVTGRGAGEVTLLDLMHPALRMSLERIVVGEVRGPEVVAMMQALTNGSGGNLCTIHARRPDIVFDRIAELYALAQDNLSEQLAYRQTANGLDFIVYVDMTDETQIGGRRHRYVSHVLELTGIGESGRPATNEVFSPGSEFGELRAVPRMDPGCVDDLRRVGFDSALLQQPYGAWQAPLALKVGAGR, translated from the coding sequence GTGCGCGGTAAGCCCCTGCACACCGATCCTGTCGTGGCCCCGGCGTCCGGCCGCCCCCGGCCAGCGTGGTCGCACCAGACGAACGGCGTATCTGACGCTGCTGGTGCTGCCTCGAGTGCGCGTGTGCTGGGTGCCGGGGCGCCTCAGGTCATTGTCGATTACAGGGTTGCCCGGCATATCGCGGCCCAGGTTGCCAGGCAGCGCGAGGAGTTGCTGAAGACGACGCCGCAGATGGATCGGGCGAGCGAGGAGCAGCGTTGCCTGGAGTGGATCAATGAGGCGGTCGCTCTGTGGTCGGACGCGAACGCGATGGCTCCGCAGGAGGACGAAGCGCTGCGGCGTGCCGTCTATGACCTGCTCTTCCGTGCCGGGCGGCTCCAGCCGTACCTGGACGATGACCGGGTCGAGGACATCATCATCCAGGGCCCGAACGAGGTGTGGCTCGACTACGGCGACGGTGAACGTCGCATGGTCGGGCCGATCGCGGAGTCGGAAGAGGAACTGCTGGAACTGTTGCGGGAGTTGGCGAGGGGTTCCGGGCACAGTGAGCGCACCATCTCCACGGCGAATCCCACCCTCGCCCTGTCCCTGCAGGACGGCTCCCGTCTCCAGGCCATCACCGGGCTCGGGCCGATGACCTATGCGGTCATCCGCCGGCACCGGGTCTCCCACGCCGATCTCGACGACCTGGTCCGGCTGGGCACGATCGATGCGATCCTGCGCGAGTTTCTCGGCGCGTGTGTACGCGCGGAGAAGAACATCATGATCGCGGGGAAGCAGAAAGCCGGGAAGACCACCTTGTTGCGGGCGATGCTCAAGGAGTTCGACCCCGAGACGCGGTTTGCCACCATCCAGACCGAGGACGAGTTGTTCGCCCACGCCAACGGCTACCACCGGCAGGTCGTCTCCCTCACCGGGCGCGAGTCCAACGGAGAGAAGGACGTCACCGGCCGCGGGGCCGGCGAGGTCACCCTCCTGGACCTGATGCATCCGGCTTTGCGGATGTCGCTGGAGCGGATCGTGGTCGGCGAGGTCCGCGGCCCGGAAGTCGTGGCGATGATGCAGGCGCTGACGAACGGGTCGGGCGGCAACCTGTGCACCATCCATGCCCGCCGCCCGGACATCGTCTTCGACCGGATCGCCGAGTTGTACGCGCTCGCTCAGGACAACCTGTCCGAGCAGCTCGCCTACCGGCAGACCGCCAACGGTCTGGACTTCATCGTGTACGTCGACATGACGGATGAGACGCAGATCGGCGGCCGCCGTCACCGCTATGTCAGCCACGTCCTGGAGCTGACCGGGATCGGCGAGTCCGGGCGGCCGGCCACGAACGAGGTCTTCTCGCCCGGCAGCGAGTTCGGCGAGCTGCGGGCGGTGCCACGGATGGACCCGGGCTGCGTCGACGACCTGCGCCGCGTCGGGTTCGACTCGGCGCTGCTGCAGCAGCCCTACGGGGCCTGGCAGGCGCCGCTGGCGCTGAAGGTAGGGGCAGGCCGGTGA
- a CDS encoding ATP/GTP-binding protein, which translates to MLTSRIAVTAATVLAAALAVPVTSYAEDEPKGGGSAHCGQFTCQVEVDVPGQAGGQQGGSGYTDGSGSSSGSNDDSYENADGTFETVCTYNLADPQPPVGSLDWEGHEPGDGAVYEQSCSVAPDGVDDLTVRRLVWLAEPPARQTVDPAVLAQRAVDSMTLLGPDVASPRAAGNYTVGVPVWMWVNQSATTYGPNIASASAGGITVTATAKVSKIVWQMGDGASVTCNGPGTPYQASEGMAQSPTCGHLYSKTSAGSANGKFQVTATSTWTIGWQGGGATGQLTEVRQSNVQVAIGEVQVVR; encoded by the coding sequence ATGCTGACCAGCCGTATCGCGGTCACCGCAGCGACTGTCTTAGCTGCGGCGCTCGCCGTACCTGTCACCAGCTACGCGGAAGACGAACCCAAGGGCGGTGGCAGCGCACATTGCGGCCAGTTCACTTGCCAGGTCGAGGTCGACGTCCCCGGGCAGGCCGGTGGCCAGCAAGGCGGCAGCGGCTACACGGACGGAAGCGGATCATCGAGCGGTAGTAATGACGACTCTTACGAGAACGCTGACGGCACCTTCGAAACGGTCTGCACCTACAACCTCGCAGACCCGCAGCCGCCCGTCGGAAGCCTGGACTGGGAAGGCCACGAACCCGGCGATGGAGCCGTGTACGAGCAGTCCTGCTCCGTGGCCCCCGACGGGGTTGACGACCTCACCGTCCGTCGGCTGGTGTGGCTAGCCGAGCCGCCCGCACGACAGACGGTCGACCCAGCCGTCCTGGCGCAGCGTGCAGTCGACTCAATGACGCTACTTGGCCCGGACGTCGCCAGCCCGCGCGCGGCTGGGAACTACACGGTCGGCGTCCCGGTGTGGATGTGGGTCAACCAGAGCGCCACAACCTATGGGCCCAACATCGCTTCAGCGTCCGCAGGCGGGATCACGGTCACCGCGACGGCGAAGGTCTCGAAGATCGTGTGGCAGATGGGCGACGGCGCCAGCGTGACGTGCAACGGCCCCGGTACGCCCTACCAGGCGTCCGAGGGCATGGCCCAGTCCCCGACCTGCGGACATCTGTATTCCAAGACCTCAGCTGGTTCCGCAAACGGCAAGTTTCAGGTGACCGCGACCTCGACGTGGACGATCGGCTGGCAGGGCGGGGGAGCGACCGGCCAGCTCACCGAGGTCCGGCAGAGCAACGTGCAGGTGGCGATCGGTGAAGTGCAGGTCGTCAGGTAA